One window of Anaerolineales bacterium genomic DNA carries:
- a CDS encoding fused MFS/spermidine synthase — MKTKIGVQSIFSILFFFSGSAAIAFQVIWQKVLAQVVGVDSVSVAIIVIIFMSGLGFGSLYAAYFIERFKGRLIFYYSFINIFIGFYGFFSLKLIRKINELLIPFVPNSFLSDLLINFLILFTPIFLMGMTTPVVIELSKEDLASLGKTEGFFYGINTLGSAIGALITNFVLIEWIGFAGTVSLASLLYLLISVIVFRIYQTETRKSYETLAGARNYSAALEFDIMLPSFLFGFSSLSLELILFRVLSNYLTMSTLVYPVMISSFLILIAAGNYVGGILVDRQFINKAKLIFFIGISALILITIPFIISPSAFAGVGALVFTSFNGQLVSEIPNVRIGDPNPIIAFLFSLFFMIGILPLASFFTIIARISTKNIESAGSRFALILFWYTVGNIFGSFLTGLYFFEWFGTIGSLLVVLAVIFLSVAILLYSQIKKIDKAYVKQGFFLAMILIFCLFVIPKDYYMRFRLGNYEPAKIYEGRNGVVSVVPTSRFYTIIDMFRTASASAIVRDPEPGEQYEAWRWNMSQIMALDPEFRPKRILIIGLGHGYLVNALLDYDFVEEIIIVDISDEIVLAVEENTDGSYQRMFEDPRVKIIIDDGRRYAQRALVAGEKFDLIQNKVNEPWHSGSASLFTVEFFGVMRDLLTPNGYVAVRPKVGHAFDALKVFDYAIWPTGDYHMYLGRNESFRPFELQITDDIYSEFIATTPGHRDDSTANNRRQKITIVLLEPGDLVGYQNNTDDRPVFEYYWLNNFSQKYNDPRIDISLEQYREKIITAYSKEQ, encoded by the coding sequence GTGAAGACAAAGATTGGTGTTCAATCAATTTTCTCAATATTATTCTTTTTCTCAGGGTCTGCCGCGATAGCCTTCCAGGTAATCTGGCAGAAAGTTCTTGCCCAAGTAGTCGGAGTTGATTCGGTTTCGGTTGCAATCATAGTAATAATATTTATGTCTGGTTTAGGTTTTGGTTCCTTATACGCTGCATACTTTATTGAGCGTTTTAAAGGACGCCTTATATTTTATTATAGCTTTATAAATATTTTTATTGGGTTTTATGGTTTTTTTTCGTTGAAATTAATTCGAAAGATCAATGAGTTATTAATCCCTTTCGTTCCCAATTCATTTCTTTCTGATCTTTTGATTAATTTCTTGATACTGTTCACACCCATATTCTTGATGGGTATGACGACGCCCGTGGTGATTGAGCTGTCGAAGGAAGATCTGGCGTCTCTTGGAAAGACGGAAGGATTTTTTTATGGAATTAATACATTAGGTTCGGCTATTGGGGCATTAATTACGAATTTTGTATTGATTGAATGGATAGGTTTTGCTGGCACCGTAAGCTTGGCGTCTTTGTTGTACTTATTAATATCTGTTATCGTCTTCAGGATTTATCAAACAGAAACGAGGAAAAGTTACGAAACACTGGCGGGGGCTCGTAATTATTCTGCTGCTCTCGAGTTTGATATCATGCTCCCTTCATTTCTCTTTGGTTTTTCCAGTTTATCATTGGAACTGATACTTTTCAGGGTATTAAGTAATTATCTGACTATGTCAACATTGGTTTATCCTGTAATGATATCTTCCTTTTTGATATTGATTGCGGCAGGTAATTATGTCGGGGGAATATTAGTCGACAGGCAATTTATCAACAAAGCAAAGCTGATTTTTTTTATTGGCATCAGTGCTTTGATTTTGATCACAATTCCTTTCATCATATCCCCCAGCGCTTTTGCCGGTGTAGGCGCTCTCGTTTTTACAAGCTTTAATGGGCAACTAGTATCTGAAATTCCCAATGTGCGGATAGGAGATCCAAATCCAATTATTGCTTTTTTATTTTCTCTATTTTTTATGATTGGCATACTGCCTCTGGCGAGTTTTTTTACAATCATTGCCCGTATTTCGACTAAAAATATAGAATCCGCAGGGAGTCGATTTGCGCTCATACTTTTTTGGTATACAGTTGGGAATATTTTTGGGTCTTTCCTCACAGGATTATATTTCTTCGAGTGGTTCGGCACCATTGGATCGTTGTTAGTTGTTTTGGCTGTGATATTTCTAAGTGTAGCCATCCTTTTGTACTCACAGATAAAAAAAATCGATAAGGCTTATGTGAAACAGGGTTTTTTCTTGGCAATGATCTTGATATTTTGCCTTTTTGTGATTCCCAAAGATTACTATATGCGTTTCAGATTGGGTAACTATGAACCAGCCAAAATCTATGAAGGACGGAATGGAGTTGTCTCGGTTGTGCCCACAAGCAGGTTTTATACAATTATTGATATGTTTAGAACAGCTTCTGCTTCAGCGATTGTTAGAGACCCGGAACCGGGTGAACAGTATGAGGCTTGGAGGTGGAATATGTCTCAGATAATGGCATTGGATCCAGAATTCCGCCCTAAGAGGATTTTGATTATCGGATTAGGACACGGGTATCTTGTTAATGCGCTGTTAGATTATGATTTTGTTGAAGAAATAATAATTGTAGATATTTCCGATGAGATTGTTCTCGCTGTAGAAGAGAATACAGACGGATCCTATCAGCGAATGTTTGAAGATCCTCGTGTCAAAATCATAATTGACGATGGGAGACGTTATGCCCAACGGGCATTGGTTGCGGGAGAAAAATTCGATCTAATTCAGAATAAAGTAAATGAACCATGGCATAGCGGATCTGCGAGTTTGTTTACTGTCGAATTCTTTGGTGTCATGCGCGACTTACTTACACCAAATGGCTACGTAGCTGTCCGACCCAAGGTCGGACATGCGTTTGACGCTTTGAAAGTTTTTGATTACGCGATCTGGCCAACAGGCGACTATCATATGTATTTAGGACGCAATGAGAGTTTTCGCCCTTTTGAATTGCAAATTACTGATGATATTTATTCGGAATTTATTGCTACAACGCCTGGGCATCGGGATGATAGTACTGCTAATAATAGGCGACAGAAAATTACAATCGTGTTATTGGAGCCTGGAGACTTAGTTGGTTATCAAAACAATACAGATGATCGTCCGGTTTTTGAGTATTACTGGCTTAATAATTTTAGTCAAAAGTATAATGATCCAAGAATTGATATTTCATTGGAACAGTACAGAGAAAAAATTATTACCGCTTATAGTAAGGAACAATGA
- a CDS encoding glycosyltransferase family 2 protein has product MYKDKTIAVVVPAYQEELLIGRVIETMPEFVDKIVIVDDFSSDNTVSIVNSHLDKLPKKIVLIRHEVNQGVGGAIATGYKWCRDHGFDVAVVMAGDAQMDPKDLPAILDPVVAGIVDFSKGNRLITGDAWEKIPKVRYLGNSVLSLLTKIASGYWHVADSQTGYTAINKRALKLIDWNKMYKRYGQPNDLLVRLNIYNLRVCDVAVTPVYNIGEKSGIKPFRIIPKMSALLFKLFLYRMTQKYIIRDFHPLIFFYFAGFLFFILDSLFLIRFFILWTRSGNIPEITALSIVFCTFSSMLFTLFAMLFDMEYNRSLGKDW; this is encoded by the coding sequence ATGTATAAAGACAAAACAATTGCTGTAGTTGTGCCTGCATACCAAGAAGAATTGCTGATAGGGCGCGTAATTGAAACGATGCCGGAATTTGTTGATAAAATTGTGATTGTTGATGACTTTAGTTCTGATAATACTGTTTCCATTGTAAATAGTCATCTGGATAAACTTCCAAAGAAAATCGTGCTTATTCGCCATGAAGTAAATCAGGGCGTGGGAGGTGCGATTGCCACAGGTTATAAATGGTGCCGCGATCATGGTTTCGATGTTGCAGTTGTGATGGCGGGCGATGCTCAAATGGACCCTAAAGACTTACCCGCAATACTCGATCCCGTAGTCGCCGGAATTGTCGATTTTTCCAAAGGTAATAGACTTATTACAGGTGATGCATGGGAAAAAATACCAAAGGTTCGCTATTTGGGTAACTCAGTTTTATCATTACTGACTAAAATTGCATCTGGTTATTGGCATGTTGCCGATTCGCAAACCGGTTACACGGCTATTAATAAACGAGCTTTGAAGTTAATTGATTGGAATAAGATGTATAAGCGGTATGGGCAACCGAATGATTTGCTTGTTCGGTTGAATATTTATAATCTGCGAGTATGTGATGTGGCAGTTACTCCAGTTTATAATATTGGTGAGAAAAGCGGTATTAAACCATTTCGAATTATCCCCAAGATGTCCGCCCTGCTTTTTAAGCTATTTCTGTATCGTATGACCCAAAAGTATATTATTCGCGATTTTCACCCGCTGATATTTTTCTATTTTGCCGGATTTCTTTTCTTTATCTTGGATTCATTATTTCTTATTCGTTTTTTTATTCTATGGACGCGTTCAGGCAACATTCCTGAGATAACAGCACTTTCAATAGTATTTTGCACTTTTTCCAGCATGTTGTTCACCCTTTTTGCAATGTTGTTTGACATGGAATACAATCGCTCACTGGGAAAAGATTGGTGA